In Kogia breviceps isolate mKogBre1 chromosome 9, mKogBre1 haplotype 1, whole genome shotgun sequence, a single window of DNA contains:
- the OPN1SW gene encoding LOW QUALITY PROTEIN: short-wave-sensitive opsin 1 (The sequence of the model RefSeq protein was modified relative to this genomic sequence to represent the inferred CDS: inserted 1 base in 1 codon), which yields MSKMSEEEFFLFKDISLVGLWYEPQYHLAPVWASHLQAAFTGFVFFVGTPLNATVLVATLRYRKLRQPRHYILVNVSLGGFIYCIFSVFVVFITSCHGYFVFSCHVCALGAFLGCTAGLMTGWSLAFLVFECYIICKPFGNFRFSSKHALMVVLATWTIGIGVSIPPFFGWSRFVPEGLQCSCGPDWYTVGTKYHSEYYTWFLFIFCYIAPLSLICFSYSQLLGVFRAVAVQQQESATTQKAEREVSHMVVMMVGSFCLCYTPYAALAMYIVNNRNHRVDLRFVTILAFFSMSXCVYNPIVYCFMNKQEKLFQARIMEMVCGKPMTDESDMSSSQKMEVSTVSSSQVGPN from the exons ATGAGCAAGATGTCAGAGGAGGAGTTTTTTCTGTTCAAGGACATCTCCTTGGTGGGGCTGTGGTATGAGCCTCAGTACCACCTCGCCCCTGTCTGGGCCTCCCACCTCCAGGCAGCCTTCACGGGCTTTGTCTTCTTTGTAGGGACGCCCCTCAATGCCACAGTGCTGGTGGCCACGCTGCGCTACAGAAAGTTGCGGCAGCCACGCCACTACATTCTGGTCAATGTATCCCTGGGGGGCTTCATCTACTGCATCTTCTCTGTCTTTGTCGTCTTCATCACCAGCTGTCATGGATACTTTGTCTTCAGCTGCCACGTTTGTGCTCTGGGGGCCTTCCTGGGCTGTACAGCAG GTCTGATGACAGGCTGGTCACTGGCCTTCTTGGTCTTTGAGTGCTACATCATCTGTAAGCCCTTTGGCAACTTCCGCTTCAGCTCCAAGCACGCACTGATGGTGGTCCTGGCCACCTGGACCATTGGTATTGGTGTCTCCATCCCACCCTTCTTTGGCTGGAGCCG GTTTGTCCCCGAGGGTCTTCAGTGTTCCTGTGGTCCCGACTGGTACACCGTGGGCACCAAATATCACAGCGAGTACTATACCtggtttctcttcattttctgctACATTGCGCCTCTCTCCCTCATCTGCTTCTCCTACTCTCAGCTGCTGGGGGTCTTCAGAGCC GTTGCAGTTCAGCAGCAGGAGTCAGCTACAACCCAGAAGGCTGAGCGGGAGGTGAGCCacatggtggtgatgatggtgggaTCCTTCTGTCTCTGTTACACGCCCTATGCTGCCCTGGCCATGTATATAGTCAACAACCGTAACCACAGGGTGGACTTAAGGTTTGTCACCATCCTTGCCTTCTTCTCCATGA ATTGCGTCTACAATCCCATCGTCTACTGCTTCATGAATAAGCAGGAAAAGCTC TTCCAAGCTCGCATCATGGAGATGGTGTGTGGAAAGCCCATGACAGATGAGTCTGACATGTCTAGCTCCCAGAAAATGGAAGTTTCTACCGTCTCTTCCAGCCAAGTTGGCCCCAACTAA